TGGCCTTCTCATTCCAATCTCACCCCTGCGAGCCAACCGGACGGCGGCATCTGCTGCTTGGCCGGCTCGAGACAGACCGCCGCGACCCTTCCGCGATGTCGCGCCAGGAGTCTCTCGAGCGCCTCGAGATCTCCCCAGGCGAACGGCGCCACCAGCTCGCGCAGTCCGGCCGGAATCCCCCCCCACCGCCGGATTCCCGGCGGCGAACCAGTCGTGAAAGCCGTGGTAGCCGTGGTAGAGCACCATCTCGCGACCGGTCGCGAGGCGCGCGAGGCGCACCGCTGCCGTCACCGCATCCGAGCCGTTCTTGCCGAAGCCGACGGACTCCGCGCAAGGAATCGCCTCGACCAGTCGCCGCGCGACTTCGATCTCGAGCGGATGACCGAACGGGACCACCGGTCCGCAGCGCATCTGGTCGACGACCGCCGCCTCGACCTCCGGGTCGCGATAGCCGAGCACCACCGAGCCGTAGCCGCTCATCCAGTCGATCAGTGTGCGCCCCGTGGTGTCGACGAGCTCACAGCCCACCGCCGACTCCACGAACTGAGGGTAGAGCTCGTCCGCACCGGCATAGACCGGTCGCAGGCCGGTGACCAGCGGGGCGTAGGCGAGCAGTCGCCGCGACTCGCGGATGAGATCCACGGTGCGGGCGGCATCGACCGTCGACGGCCGATGTCGGCTCTCGCCTTCGTCGTCCGAAACCGGAAGGAATCTCTCCAACGTCTCCGGCAGCCGAAGGCTCTCTGCCTCCACGAGCCTTCCCAGGGTGAGGCGCAGAGCCTTTTCGACTTCGGCGAACGAGGGCGGAAGCGCCTCTCCATCGGGGAAGAAGCGCTCGAGATTCCGGCCCACGGAGAGCGCGAGCTCCCACGCTCCTTCGCCGCAGGCCTCGGTCTCCTGGTCGAGGCGACGCTCGGCCTCGGCGAGCCGGCTCGCCAGCTCGAGCGGCGAAGGCTCGTGGCGCTGCAGTGAGATGCGCGGGCCGTCGTCGTCCCCGAGCCACCCCTCGATGGTGGACACCGAGTGGGCCGGCGGCCCGTTGCGAGTGAAGACGAAACGAAGCTCGTCGAGCCCGAGCTCGACGGCCCGCCGGCGAGCCTCTTCCAGCTCGGCGAGCGAGGAGTTGTGGGCAAAGAGCACGTATTTCCAGACGACCCGCGGTGTGCTCCCGGTGGCGCGGCGTGCCTTCGCGAGATCGACGAGAAAGCGCCAGGCGAGCTCGAATCGGCCGCCGATCCGATACCGCAGGTACGTCTCGGGGACGGTGCCGTCGATGGCGCAGACGATTTCGTCGAAGCTGCCCGCCAGTCGCGACGGATCGACGACCCCGTGCGCGTTTGTCGTCATCGACAGGTACGAGGCCGGGAAGCGGCTTCGCACCAGACGCGCAAGGCCCCAGACGTCGGGATGCAGCAGCGGCTCGCCGTGCCCCTGAAAATCGAACGCACCGACGGTGATTCCTGCCCGTTCGAGGTCGGACAGAATCTTGTCGAGCCTTCCCGCCTCGAGGTGCTGGGGCGGAGCGTGGCGGCGCACGGCGAGCGGCACGCATCCGGGGCAGTCGAGGGAACAGTGGTAAGAGGGCTCGAGCTGGAAGACCTCGATGCGCCGGCGCGCGACAGCGTCGCTGCCGAAGGTCGGGCGCGCTCGCAGAGCCAGACAGCGCGCACAGACCTCCGGGAACGGCAACCTGCCGTCCCGCAAGCGGCGGCGGACGGCCTCGTACGGCTCGCCGAGCCAGACCTCGTGGGCATAGTCCCGCGTGGCGTCGAACCGTTGCAGCACGGTGGCATTCCCGGCATCGTCCCAGCAGACGAGATCACCGGTGGCGCGCAGATAGAGCGAGGCCTCCGAGGGGCAGGCGAGCGAATGCGATGGCGCCCGCGGCCGCGGCCTTCCGTCCCGCCCCTCGGCCCGCCCGTACGCCAGCCAATGCCGAGTCGCCGCCGCCTCGTCCTCGATTCCCGCCAACCGCAAGTCCGGATAGCGGTCGAGATAACTCGCCCAGTCGAAGCTCTCGTCGGTCCCTGACAGATCCGTCGGCACACCGGGTGTACGAGCTCGACGGGCGTACCGTTGCAGCGGCAGCGCTGCCGCGAGTCAGTTCGAGCAAGGCGATCCGAGCTCTGGGCGATGTGGTGCCTCTCCTTCCCGGGCAAGATCGCAGGCTCGACCGGACCGTCGACTGGAGGGCGAAGCCCGGGCCGCCTAGAATCCCCCTCCAGATGCCCCCGGTTCACGCGCCCTCCTTCGCCGAGAAGCGGCGGATTCTGCAGCTCGAGACGCTGTATGACCTGGCGCTCGCGTTGCACGCCGAGCGCGGGGAGCGCGAGCTGGTCGACGAGCTGCTGCAGCGGGTGTGCACGGTGCTCGATCCGGCGGCGGCGGTCGCGGTGACGCAGGAGGCCGACGGCTCGGGGACCGCCGCGTTGGTCGGGTGGATCGACGAGCCGCCCTCGGCCGAGCGCCTGCTCGCCGAGCCCCTCTGGCGCGACCTGCTCGCCGAGGGCGGGGCGCTCGAGCGCCATGTCGGGAGCTTCGCCGGACGGCGCTTCACCGACCTGCTGGCCACGCCGCTCGCCTACCGCGGCACTTTCCTCGGCTACCTCGCGCTGCTCGACAAGGAAGAGCGCGGCGCCGCGGGGAGCGCCTTTTCGGCCGAAGATCGTCGCTTTCTCGAATCGGTCGCCTCGCTGGCTGGCGTGGCCCTCGACGGCGCCCGGCGGCTCGAGCTGCTGTCGGGCGAACGCGAACGGCTCGCCGAGGAGAACAAGGCGCTGCGCGGGCGGCTGGTCGACGAGGTCTCGGGTCAGCGCATCGTCGCGCACGCGCCGCCGATGCGGCGCGTCATCGAGCTCGTCGAGCGCGTCGCGCCGCGCGGTGTGAACGTCCTGGTCCGGGGCGAGAGCGGCACCGGCAAGGAGCTCATCGCCAAGCTCCTGCACGTCGGTTCGCGCCGCAGCGGGCCGCTCGTCGCGCTCAACTGCGGCGCGTTGCCGGAGTCACTGCTCGAAAGCGAGCTCTTCGGCATCGAGGGCGGTGTGGCGACCGGCGTCCAGGCCCGGCGCGGCAAGCTCGAGCTGGCCTCCGGCGGCACGCTCTTCCTCGACGAGATCGGCGACATGGCGCCGGCACTGCAGGTCAAGCTGCTGCGCGCCATCCAGGAGCGCGAGGTGGTGCGGGTCGGCAGCGAGAAGACCGTCGCGGTGGACGTGCGCGTCGTCGCCGCGACGCATCGCGATCTCGAGGCGATGATCCTCGCCGGGACGTTCCGCGAAGACCTGTACTACCGCCTCCGCGGCGTGGAGATCGTCCTGCCGCCGCTGCGCGAGCGCCGCGAGGACATCCCGCATCTGGTGCGCCACTTCACCGAGTCGTTCTGCGCTCGAGAAGGGATCCCGTCGCCCGCCTGGCAGCCCGAGGCGCTCGCTTTCCTGCTCGGACACGACTTCCCGGGCAACGTCCGCGAATTGCAGAACCTGGTCGAAGGCGCCATCACCCTCTCCGACCGGCGGATCGACCGCGAGATCGTCCGCTCGTTGCTCGGGGCCGGCGGCACACCGGCCGAGGCGACCGACACGCTCGACCTCTCGGCTCTCGAGCAACGCCACATCGCGCGCGTCGTCCGCCTGGCCGGAGGAAACAAGAGCGCAGCCGCCAAGCTGCTGGGCCTCAGCCGTCGCACCCTGCTGCGCAAGGGCTTCTAGAGCAATGAGCCATATTGTCCGATGCGAGACAAGATGTCGCGAAACCTCGGCGGTGCCGCTACGTATGCCCTTTGCCGGGGTTGCGCACCTCCTCGAGTCGGACAGGTGCGACAAAATGTCTCGCGCGCGATTCGGCGCGGCATTTCGCCAACGCTCCGTCGTTTCGGGCTAAGCTCCTGCAACGACAATGGGTTGGATCGACATTCTCGGCGGCGCGGGAACCTGGCAGCAGAGTTGCTCTCCTCGGCAACCGTCCGAGGAGACATCCCATGCTCCAGTCCATTGCCCGTCAGCTCACGGTCCTTCACCTTCCTGTCGCGCACGCCGATCGGGTCTTCGCCCTGGCGGCGGTCGGATCGTTCGTCTGGCTGCTCCTCAACGACAAGATCCACCCACTCGCCGTCTACCTGCTCCAGGCCTACCTGAGTTTCTGACCCTCGCCTCGAGGCCGGGAGCGGTCGATGGCTGAGCAGGCCCCGCTGCGGGAGATCCGCCTGGTGCTGCCGATGGCACCGGACATGGAAGTGGTCGCCAGTCAGGCGGCCACCGCGGTGGCCGAGTTCGTCCGCATGAGTGCGGATAAGATCGACGAAGTCCGGATGGCGGTGGTCGAGGCCTGCATCAATGCTTTCGAGCACAGCCACGCTCCGGATCACACGCTGGAGATCACCTTCACGGTTCTCGGCGCGCCCGACCCCGAGTCGCTCCGCATCACGGTCCACGACCGCGGTGTCGGCTTCGCGCCGGAGAGCCTCGAAGAGCCGAAGATCGAGACCAAGATCAAGTCGGAGCGGAAACGCGGCTGGGGCATTAAGATCATCCGCGGCCTCATGGACGAGGTGAGCATTCAGTCGGGCGCGCAGGGCACGACGGTCGTGATGTGCAAGTCGCGATGAAGGAAGGGGCCACCACGATGACCGAAGGACTCAAGCTGACCGTCGACCGCCGCGAAGGCCTCGCGGTCATCTACACCGACGGCTACATCAACAATCAGGGCGGCGAAGAGATCGCCCGGACGGCCTACGACCTCATCGACCAGGGTCATCGGCACCTCCTGCTCAACCTGACGGGAACCAAGATCATCAATTCCATCGGCATCTCCATCCTCATCGAGATCATCGAGCGGATGATCGAGATCGAGGGGCGGCTCGCCTTCTGCTCGCTGACTCCGACGATCGAGAAGACCTTCCACATCATGGGGCTCGCCCAGTACGCCGGGATCTTCCCGGACGAGCCCGCCGCGGTCCTCGCCCTCACGGGCACGGCATGACCCTCCCCTCAGCACCCGCGATCCGCGCCTGGCGCGAGCTCGCGGCGCTCGCGGCGGGCGACGGCGCCGAGCGGTCGCTCGTCGAGCGGCTGCTCGACACTTGGCGCGCCGACACCGCGACGCCCGCCCTCGGTCTCTATCTGCCGACCGAGCAAGGCTGGCGACTCGAGGCCTCCGCCGGTGCCGGCGGTCTTGCCGAACGGCTCGCCCAGCCGCTTCCGGCAAACCAGCCGTCGCTGCGCCTCGGCGAGGCGCTCATCGCCTGGCCCGCCGCCGTGGCCAACGACGTCGCCCCCCCGGAATCCCCGCTCGCCGAGTTGCTCGCCGTCGCCGTGCGCGGGCTCAGCCTGCGGCGCCAGCTCAAGGAGCGCGGGTTCGAGGCGAACTACCGCGGTGTCGAGCTCGAGGCGCTCTACGACGTCGGGTTGGCCATCGCCTCGACGCTCGACCTCGACCGGCTCTGCGAAGAGATCCTGATGCGTGCCGTCTCGCTGCTCGACGCCCGGCGCGGCGCCCTCTACCTGCTCGACGGCCGGATGCTCCGCTTGAACCGCGCTTTCGGCGGGGGCGCCCTGCCGGTGGTCGACACGGCCGACAACGGCGGCAGCCACCTTCTGCAGGCGGGCGACAGTGCCGCCGTCACCGCGCTGGTGCCGGGCGCGACCTTCGTCCTCGGCGTGCCGGTGGCGATCGACGCCGTGCCGCGCGGTCTCCTGGTCGTCGCCGACAAGGAGGACCGGCGCGGCGTCGGCCCGTTCCGCGAGAGCGACCGCCGCACGCTCGGCCTGCTCGCCAACCAGGCGGCCATCGCCCTGGAAAACGCCAACCTCCACCGCCAGGCGCTCGAGAAGGAGCGGCTCGAACGGGAGATCGAGCTCGCCTCGGAGATCCAGCGCAGCATCTTGCCCAAGGGCGTCCCGGACGTCCCGGGTTACGCGCTCGCCGGCTGGAACCGCCCGGCGCGGCACATCGGCGGCGACTACTTCGACTTCTTCCGACTGCGCTCCGGCCGCCTCGCGGTGACCGTCGGCGACGTCTCCGGCAAGGGTGTGCCGGCGGCCCTCCTGGTGTCGACGCTGCACTCGGCGCTCCACCTGCTCACCGACCGCGCCGAGCTCGGGCCCGAGCTCTTCGTCCGGCTCAACGAGCACGTGCTGGCCTCGAGCGCGCCGAACAAGTTCATCACGCTGCTCGTCGTCGACCTCGACCCGACGAGCGGCGAGCTCACCTACCTCAATGCCGGACACAACCCGGGACTGCTGGTGCGAGCCAACGGCGAGGTCGTCCAGATGCGCACCGGCGGACTGCCGATCGGCCTGCTGCGCGACGTCTCCTATCGCACCGAGGACCTTCGTCTCGATCCAGGCGACCTCTTCTGCCTCTACAGCGACGGCATCACCGAGGCGACGTCGGCCGACGACGAGGAGTTCGGTCTCGAACGACTGGCCGACCTGCTGGTGGCTCGCCGCGGCGAGCCGCTCGAGGCGATCGTGCGGGAGATCGACCGCCTGGCAACCGACTTCGTCGACGGCGCTCCCCAAGGCGACGACCAGACCGTGGTGCTGTTGCGGCGCGATCCCTGAAGCCGGGTAACAGCTCCGAACCACCGCAGGGGGCGAGTCGCGAAGCCGTCGACCCACGACGGCCCGCGACGTCGGTCGCGCCGAAGTCTCCGCAGCTCGAGCGGCGGAGCGCCGCGCTTCGGATCAGATGGCGAGGGGGCGGCCGACCGGAAGAGACCCCACGGCGATCGATGGCGCCGAGAAGCCGCCCCAGAGACGATCGCTCGAGGCCCGACAGGTGGAAAGCGGGCCGCAGCCGCGAATCGCGCCGAGTAGCGAGTCGAAACCGACCTCGAACTGAGCGTCCGGAACCGGGTCGCCGAGCTGACCGCTCGCGTCGATCCGCCGCAGACCGCGCCCCGTCCAGCGGAGCAGCGTTCCGCCGCGTGCCGGCACCCGCTCGACACCGGAAACCGCCCCCACCCACAGGCCCCCCGCCGACTCGACGAGCCACTGTTCCTCGGGCTTCACCAGGCCGCCCCGCAGGCCCCAATTGCGACCGATCCACGGGGGGTCCGCGCCTTCCCGAGCCTCTCCGGCGGGCCAGGCCACCCGCTCGCGCGACCGGCCGAGGAGATCCCAGGGCAGCGGCAACCCCTCGCCCCGCGGCTCGTCGACGAGCTCGAGGCCGAGCGCGGTCAGCGCGGAGCCGAGCTCCGACTCGCCGCCCTGCGTCCGCGAAAGCGCCGCCAGGGACTCGAACAGCTCGACCGCCGCCGTCGCGGCGAAGACGGCTGCGACGGGTGCGTCCGGCAACTCGCCGAGGCCGGTGCCGCCGTGGGCGGCGCGGGCTCGTTCGACGATCGCCTCGAAGGGGAGCGCGGCCAGCGACCGCGCGGCCCCCTCGGCGCTCCCGGCTCCCGGCCGCCGCCCGCAGCGCACCGCCAGGCTGATCGCCGTCAGCTCCGCCGTCCGCGGCGTGGCCAGGTTCCCGCCGACCACCAGCCGGCCGACGGCCCAGTCGACCTCCGCCACCTCGCGCCGCGCGACCATTCCGGCAAGGCGGGTCCTGACCGACTCCAACTCGAGCGAAGCGACGGCGGGGTCGAAGAGCATCGGCAGCGGCTCCTCCGGCCCCATGCCACCCGGCGCTTCCCCCGTGTCGGGACGAGCCGCGACCCGGCTCGCCGCCACCGCGGCCCGGACGGCGGCTTCGAGGTCGGTCGACCCTCCGGAGCCGGTCCGGCTCTCGCCGACCCGTCCTCCTTCGCGGACGCGAACGACGACGGTTCGCTCGTGCGGCGCAGCCAGCGACCGCGGACGCCCCCCTCGCAGATCGCTTCGCGCCGGACTTCCAGCCAGGCGATCGCGATGCCGTCGGCCGTCGCCCGGCTGGCCGCTTCGTCGACGCGGGCACGGATCGCGGCGAGCGTCAGGGGTTCGAAAGCTGGCATGCATCGATCCTAGCAGCCACGTGGCTTGTGTTTTGCTTCTCGTCCCGTGGAGAATGCCTGTCGCCGTGATTTTCGTGCCTCGTCCTCGCCACGCCGTCGTCCAACGGCCACTGCTCCGCGGTTCGGCCGTCGCCGCGACCCTGGTCCTGGCGGGAGCACTGGCGCTCGCTGCCTCGCCGGTCGTCGGACAGGAGGAGGCCATGGCCGCTTTGCGCGAACGCATGGTCGACACGCAGATCGTCACCCGCGGGGTCCGCCAGCCGGCGGTGCTCCAGGCGATGAAGGCGGTGCCGCGCCACCTCTTCGTCCCCGAGCCATTCCGCGCCCAGTCCTACGAGGACTACCCGCTGCCGATCGGCGCGCAGCAAACGATCTCGCAGCCTTACATCGTCGCGCTGATGACCGAGCTGCTCGACCTGACCGGCGACGAGCGGGTGCTCGAGATCGGCACCGGCTCGGGCTATCAGGCCGCCGTGCTCTCGCGTGTCGCCGGCGAGGTCTACACCATCGAGATCCTCGAGCCGCTCGGCAGGCAGGCGCAGCGGATCCTCGGCGAGCTCGGCTACAAGAACGTCCACACGCGCATCGGCGACGGCTATCAGGGCTGGCCGGAGGCCGCGCCTTTCGACGCGATCGTCGTCACCGCCGCCCCCGAGCGGATTCCGCAGCCGCTGCTCGATCAGCTCAAGGTCGGCGGAAGGATGGTCATCCCCGTCGGTGCCTTCTTCCAGGATCTCCTGGTGCTCACCAAGACGCCGAACGGCGTCGACAAGAAGAACATCATCCCGGTGCGCTTCGTGCCGATGACCGGCGAAGCGCAGAAGAAGCCGAAGTAGTCGCTCGCCGGCGCGCGCGATCGCACCGCTCGCCCGGCGCGGGGGGCGGCGGCGCTGCTCGGTACCGCGCGTTCTCGCACCGCACGTGCGGAGCGAACGCGCACCGATTCGTCTCCTCGACCATAATCGCCGTCGGACATGCCCCACGACGTCTCGCTCATCACCACCGTCGCCGCCGCGCTCGGCCTGGCGATGATCCTCGGCCTGCTGGCGACGCGGCTGCGCATGCCGCCGCTCGTCGGCTACCTCGTGGCCGGCATCGTCATCGGACCCGGCACGCCCGGTTTCGTCGCCGATGTCAGCCTCGCCGGCCAGCTGGCGGAGATCGGCGTGATGCTGCTGATGTTCGGCGTCGGCCTGCACCTCTCGCTCGAGGACCTGCTGACCGTGCGCCGCGTCGCCGTGCCGGGTGCGATCGTCCAGGTCGTCGTCACCACGGCGCTCGGCATCGTCGCGGCGACGAGCTGGAGCTGGAGCCCCGGAGCGGCGTTGGTCTTCGGTCTCGCCCTCTCGTGCGCCAGCACGGTCGTCCTCCTCCGCGCGCTCGAGGATGGCAACGCGCTGACGACGATCGACGGCAGGATCGCCGTCGGCTGGCTGATCGTCCAGGACCTGGCGATGGTCCTGGTGCTCGTGCTGCTGCCGCCGCTCGCCGGAACGCTCGGTGGCGCGCCCCCCCACTCGGGCGGGACGAGCCTCGGGTTCGACCTGCTCGTCACGCTCGCCAAGCTCGCGGCCTTCGTCGTGTCGATGCTGGTCGTCGGTCGCCGCCTCTTCCCCCGCCTGCTGTTCGGCGTCGCCAAGACCGGCTCGCGGGAGCTCTTCACACTCTGCGTCATCGCCACCGCAGTCTGCGTCGCCTACGGCTCGGCGAAGCTCTTCGACGTCTCCTTCGCGCTCGGCGCCTTCTTCGCCGGCATGCTGATGCGCGAG
This genomic window from Holophagales bacterium contains:
- a CDS encoding aminotransferase class III-fold pyridoxal phosphate-dependent enzyme, giving the protein MPTDLSGTDESFDWASYLDRYPDLRLAGIEDEAAATRHWLAYGRAEGRDGRPRPRAPSHSLACPSEASLYLRATGDLVCWDDAGNATVLQRFDATRDYAHEVWLGEPYEAVRRRLRDGRLPFPEVCARCLALRARPTFGSDAVARRRIEVFQLEPSYHCSLDCPGCVPLAVRRHAPPQHLEAGRLDKILSDLERAGITVGAFDFQGHGEPLLHPDVWGLARLVRSRFPASYLSMTTNAHGVVDPSRLAGSFDEIVCAIDGTVPETYLRYRIGGRFELAWRFLVDLAKARRATGSTPRVVWKYVLFAHNSSLAELEEARRRAVELGLDELRFVFTRNGPPAHSVSTIEGWLGDDDGPRISLQRHEPSPLELASRLAEAERRLDQETEACGEGAWELALSVGRNLERFFPDGEALPPSFAEVEKALRLTLGRLVEAESLRLPETLERFLPVSDDEGESRHRPSTVDAARTVDLIRESRRLLAYAPLVTGLRPVYAGADELYPQFVESAVGCELVDTTGRTLIDWMSGYGSVVLGYRDPEVEAAVVDQMRCGPVVPFGHPLEIEVARRLVEAIPCAESVGFGKNGSDAVTAAVRLARLATGREMVLYHGYHGFHDWFAAGNPAVGGDSGRTARAGGAVRLGRSRGARETPGATSRKGRGGLSRAGQAADAAVRLARRGEIGMRRPTPLSQYLCGLQVDGLGPRKEVGREEE
- a CDS encoding sigma 54-interacting transcriptional regulator, coding for MPPVHAPSFAEKRRILQLETLYDLALALHAERGERELVDELLQRVCTVLDPAAAVAVTQEADGSGTAALVGWIDEPPSAERLLAEPLWRDLLAEGGALERHVGSFAGRRFTDLLATPLAYRGTFLGYLALLDKEERGAAGSAFSAEDRRFLESVASLAGVALDGARRLELLSGERERLAEENKALRGRLVDEVSGQRIVAHAPPMRRVIELVERVAPRGVNVLVRGESGTGKELIAKLLHVGSRRSGPLVALNCGALPESLLESELFGIEGGVATGVQARRGKLELASGGTLFLDEIGDMAPALQVKLLRAIQEREVVRVGSEKTVAVDVRVVAATHRDLEAMILAGTFREDLYYRLRGVEIVLPPLRERREDIPHLVRHFTESFCAREGIPSPAWQPEALAFLLGHDFPGNVRELQNLVEGAITLSDRRIDREIVRSLLGAGGTPAEATDTLDLSALEQRHIARVVRLAGGNKSAAAKLLGLSRRTLLRKGF
- a CDS encoding ATP-binding protein codes for the protein MAEQAPLREIRLVLPMAPDMEVVASQAATAVAEFVRMSADKIDEVRMAVVEACINAFEHSHAPDHTLEITFTVLGAPDPESLRITVHDRGVGFAPESLEEPKIETKIKSERKRGWGIKIIRGLMDEVSIQSGAQGTTVVMCKSR
- a CDS encoding STAS domain-containing protein; translation: MTEGLKLTVDRREGLAVIYTDGYINNQGGEEIARTAYDLIDQGHRHLLLNLTGTKIINSIGISILIEIIERMIEIEGRLAFCSLTPTIEKTFHIMGLAQYAGIFPDEPAAVLALTGTA
- a CDS encoding SpoIIE family protein phosphatase — its product is MTLPSAPAIRAWRELAALAAGDGAERSLVERLLDTWRADTATPALGLYLPTEQGWRLEASAGAGGLAERLAQPLPANQPSLRLGEALIAWPAAVANDVAPPESPLAELLAVAVRGLSLRRQLKERGFEANYRGVELEALYDVGLAIASTLDLDRLCEEILMRAVSLLDARRGALYLLDGRMLRLNRAFGGGALPVVDTADNGGSHLLQAGDSAAVTALVPGATFVLGVPVAIDAVPRGLLVVADKEDRRGVGPFRESDRRTLGLLANQAAIALENANLHRQALEKERLEREIELASEIQRSILPKGVPDVPGYALAGWNRPARHIGGDYFDFFRLRSGRLAVTVGDVSGKGVPAALLVSTLHSALHLLTDRAELGPELFVRLNEHVLASSAPNKFITLLVVDLDPTSGELTYLNAGHNPGLLVRANGEVVQMRTGGLPIGLLRDVSYRTEDLRLDPGDLFCLYSDGITEATSADDEEFGLERLADLLVARRGEPLEAIVREIDRLATDFVDGAPQGDDQTVVLLRRDP
- a CDS encoding protein-L-isoaspartate(D-aspartate) O-methyltransferase, which encodes MAALRERMVDTQIVTRGVRQPAVLQAMKAVPRHLFVPEPFRAQSYEDYPLPIGAQQTISQPYIVALMTELLDLTGDERVLEIGTGSGYQAAVLSRVAGEVYTIEILEPLGRQAQRILGELGYKNVHTRIGDGYQGWPEAAPFDAIVVTAAPERIPQPLLDQLKVGGRMVIPVGAFFQDLLVLTKTPNGVDKKNIIPVRFVPMTGEAQKKPK